Sequence from the Bacillus thuringiensis genome:
GCAATGCAATGTTTTCATAAATTGATAAGTTCTCTAATAAGTTAAAGTCTTGGAAGATGAATCCTAACTTTTGTGAACGGAAATCAGAAAGCTCACCTTGCTTCATTTTCGTAATATCTGTACCCGCAATTTCAACAACGCCGCCTGTTGCTTTATCAAGCGTTGAAATTACATTTAATAATGTCGTTTTACCAGAACCAGATGGCCCCATAATCCCAACAAACTCACCCTCTTGAATTGAGAATGATACACCTTTTAACGCATGTGATTGGTTCTCACCTTTTTTACCGTACACTTTTTGAACGTTTTTCACGTCTACAACTGGTTTCGTCATATATATCCTCCTACGCTTGTTTTTCCATTACCTATTTTGCGCTTTTTAGAAGTGAACTGCTATTTGTTAACATTACAATTACCTTACACTTTTGTAAGATAGAAAATGGATGCGTGTAAGGTTGGCTTTTCATACTAGTTCACATTTCGACATAGTAAATCGGTAAATGAAATTATATCGGCGATTGTTAAAATATATCAGCGGTTCTTACACTTTTATCAGCGATTTTTCAAATATATCGGCGATTCTTACACTTTTATCAGCGATTACCAAAATATATCGACTTATCGACAAAAGATGACAATAAAAATAGGCTGTTCCGCGAAAGGAACAGCCCACTGATTAAAGTTTCACTTTATTTCTTTAAAGGTGTTACCGTCCAATACGTAATAACACGCCAAATCCACTCTAGTGGACCCATTTTAAAGATTTTCATCCAAATCATACTAAACACAATTTGAATTGCATAAATTGCAATACATACATATAACGTCTGCATGTAAGTTAAATTTCCTGCAAAGTTACATACACTTCCTGCGATTAAAATCATTGCAGTTTGTCCAATATAATTTGTTAAAGCCATACGACCGTAATATTTCAGTGGCGCTAATACTGTTTGAACTGGTTTTAATTGAAGTAATAAAATTAATGCTCCCACGTAGAAAGCTGAAATAATCGGTCCCACTGTAACACCAATTTTTAAAAATTGGCCTGCAGCATCCATTGTTCCGTCTTCATTCATTAGTATCATATTTACAAATGGATCAGCAGGCACGTGTCCGTATTGATACCATACAGCTACGACACTTAAAACAAACATAATACCTGTAAAAATAGCGACTTTCTTTATATTTTGCGCAAGATTTTCAAATACACGATATTGTCCTGCAGCAAGCCCTAATAAAATTAAACCGAGTGGTAATAGTTCTTTAACACCCATTACACTAAAGGTAAGTGTTAAAATAAGACCAATAACTAAGTTCACTTCTTTTTTCGCTTTATAAAACGGTAAAACGATTAACCCGCAAATTGCATATAACGTTAATGCTTCTCCAGGTTGAAACATGTAATGAATCAAACCGAAAATAAATAGTGCAACTAAGCGGCGTAGAAATAAAACATACCCATTTTTGCCCTTTGCAATTGCTCTAGAGATAAAGATATAGAATCCCACTCCAAATAAAAATGAGAAGATTGAGAAGAAACGACCTTCTACAAATAAGTATAAAAACCTTTGATAACTAGCATCCACTGTATTAGGATCTGGAATTTTAATGTTAAGTAGTGCGAGAATATTTACTAAAATAATCCCCAGTAGTGCGAAGCCACGAATGTAATCTAACTCATCAATTCGTTTGTTTGTAATATTGTTCCCCATAAAGCAACTCCTTGTATAAAATTTAATCCTTCCTTACTCTACTGGAGAAAACGGCTCGCAACTATCGACAAACCTTACAGGAATCTTACATTATTGTCATATGGCAAAATAAAACCAGGTCATATTGCGACCTGGTCTACTCTGATTGTTTCGATTTTTGAGGTTGTCCTTTTTTACTGTTACGCTGTTTCACTTGAACAACTGGATCAAGCTCATTCGAAAACTCTGCGTTATGCCCATTTTGCGTTTTTTGCTCTGGGTTATTTTGATCTGAACGTTTCGCCATTACCTTCACTCCTTATTAGTGCGGTGTAATAATCATTTGATGTTGCAATTGGCGAATTGCCATACGCGCTCTATTTAACTGCTCACGTTGCTCATCATTCGCATGTTGTTGCATCGTTTGTAAATCGTTATATGCTTGTTCTAATTGTAACTGTGCATCTGAATACTCCATCGTATTGTAATGCTCTTGTCTCATACCAAGATCTAATTGTTCTTTCGCATATTCCACCGCTTGTTCCGCTTGTGTAATATACGATTCAAGTGATTGACGCTCTGCCATAATTGTCCCTCCTTGCTTCAATTCCCCTTTAGTGTGTCCCTTCCATATGAACCTTATGAGTATGTTATAATGGATTTTGTTTCATTTTGACTCGGCTTAGGAGGGAAAGTAATGAAGGTTCAAAACCCTTTTCCATATACAAACGACAATAAACGTTATCATACATGGAATTACCATTTACGAAATGAATTTGGTGAAAAAATCTTTAAAGTTTCATTAGATGCTGGCTTCGATTGTCCGAACCGTGACGGTACAGTTGCTTACGGCGGTTGTACATTTTGCAGTGCGGCCGGATCTGGTGACTTCGCTGGTGATCGCCGCGATGATGTTATAACGCAATATCATGAAATGAAAGAAAAAATGCGCTCAAAGTGGAAAGACGGAAAATGTATCGCTTATTTCCAAGCGTACACAAATACACACGCACCACTTGAAGTGTTAAAAGAAAAATTCGAACCGCTTCTAGCAGAAAAAGATGTTGTCGGTCTTTCTATCGCAACGCGTCCAGATTGCTTACCAGACGATGTCGTTGCATATTTAGCGGACTTAAATAAACGCACGTATCTTTGGGTTGAACTTGGACTACAAACCGTTCATGAACGCACTGCAAATCTTATTAATCGCGCTCATGACTACCCATCTTACGTGGAAGGTGTAAATAAATTACGTAAGCATGGCATTAGAGTTTGCTCTCATATTATTAACGGTCTTCCCCTTGAAGATTATGACATGATGATGGAAACAGCTCGTGAAGTAGCGAAGCTTGACGTGCAAGGAATTAAAATTCATTTACTTCATCTATTAAAAGGAACGCCAATGGTGAAGCAATATGAAAAAGGACAACTCGAGTTCCTTTCTCTTGAGGATTACGTAAGTCTCGTTGTTGACCAACTTGAAATAATTCCAGAAGACGTAATTGTGCACCGCATCACAGGTGACGGCCCACCTGATTTAATGATTGGTCCAATGTGGAGCTTAAATAAATGGGAAGTATTAAATTCCATCGATGCAGAATTTGTACGCCGCGGAAGCTGGCAAGGAAAATATGCAAATGAGGAGAAACAAAAATGAAATTAGAACGTGTATTACCGTTTGCTCGCTCGCTTCTGCAAACGGCAGTAAAAGAAGGCGATTACGCTGTAGATGCAACTTTAGGAAACGGTCATGACACTTGCTTCCTAGCTGAAATCGTTGGTCATAACGGAAAAGTATTTGGATTTGATATTCAAAAAGAGGCAATTGAAAGCTCAACAACTCGTCTAAAAGAAAAAGAACTTTTCGAACGTACTATTTTAGTTCACGATAGTCACGATACACTTCTATCCATATTACCAGAAGATGCAAAAGGAAAAGTAACAGGCGCAATTTTCAACTTAGGTTATCTTCCAGGCGGAGACAAGCATATCGTTACAAAACCGAACTCAACAATTTCAGCAATCGAACAATTATTAGAAGTAATGGCACCTGAAGGTATCATCGTCCTTGTTATTTACCACGGACATCCAGAAGGACAAGTAGAACGCGACGCTGTTCTCAAATTTGCCGAAGAACTAGACCAAAAACAAGCACACGTACTACGATACGGCTTCATTAACCAGCAAAATAACCCGCCATTTATCGTGGCGATTGAGAAACGATAATATATCAACGATTTTTCAATTATATCTATCGTAACTAGGGATATATCAACGATTTTTTCGATATATCAACGATTCGACACAATATATCGACTTATCGACAAAAGATAACAAAAAAGACGTGCACTCACTGCACGTCTTTTTGTTATTCTCCTATATAATGGATATATACACTATTTAAAGAAAGAAGGATAGAACTTTGCTAGTAGAACTACGGGGAATCCAAAAGAAGTATGGCAAATCACTTATACTAGACAACATTGATTTATCCATTCCAGAAGGAGAAGCACTCGCTATTATTGGCGGGAACGGGACTGGAAAAAGTACTCTACTCAAAATAATTGCAGGCTTTATTTCACCTACGGTAGGGACAATTCAAAGGAAAGAACATATACAAATCGGTTATGTACCTGAACATTTTCCTGAAGGGATTCGTTTTACATTAGAGGATTATCTATATCATCTCGGCCACATTCACGGTTTATCAAAAAAATATTTAAAAGATAAAATTCCGATGCTCCT
This genomic interval carries:
- a CDS encoding DUF418 domain-containing protein; translation: MGNNITNKRIDELDYIRGFALLGIILVNILALLNIKIPDPNTVDASYQRFLYLFVEGRFFSIFSFLFGVGFYIFISRAIAKGKNGYVLFLRRLVALFIFGLIHYMFQPGEALTLYAICGLIVLPFYKAKKEVNLVIGLILTLTFSVMGVKELLPLGLILLGLAAGQYRVFENLAQNIKKVAIFTGIMFVLSVVAVWYQYGHVPADPFVNMILMNEDGTMDAAGQFLKIGVTVGPIISAFYVGALILLLQLKPVQTVLAPLKYYGRMALTNYIGQTAMILIAGSVCNFAGNLTYMQTLYVCIAIYAIQIVFSMIWMKIFKMGPLEWIWRVITYWTVTPLKK
- a CDS encoding YtzC family protein translates to MAERQSLESYITQAEQAVEYAKEQLDLGMRQEHYNTMEYSDAQLQLEQAYNDLQTMQQHANDEQREQLNRARMAIRQLQHQMIITPH
- a CDS encoding TIGR01212 family radical SAM protein (This family includes YhcC from E. coli K-12, an uncharacterized radical SAM protein.), translating into MKVQNPFPYTNDNKRYHTWNYHLRNEFGEKIFKVSLDAGFDCPNRDGTVAYGGCTFCSAAGSGDFAGDRRDDVITQYHEMKEKMRSKWKDGKCIAYFQAYTNTHAPLEVLKEKFEPLLAEKDVVGLSIATRPDCLPDDVVAYLADLNKRTYLWVELGLQTVHERTANLINRAHDYPSYVEGVNKLRKHGIRVCSHIINGLPLEDYDMMMETAREVAKLDVQGIKIHLLHLLKGTPMVKQYEKGQLEFLSLEDYVSLVVDQLEIIPEDVIVHRITGDGPPDLMIGPMWSLNKWEVLNSIDAEFVRRGSWQGKYANEEKQK
- a CDS encoding class I SAM-dependent methyltransferase → MKLERVLPFARSLLQTAVKEGDYAVDATLGNGHDTCFLAEIVGHNGKVFGFDIQKEAIESSTTRLKEKELFERTILVHDSHDTLLSILPEDAKGKVTGAIFNLGYLPGGDKHIVTKPNSTISAIEQLLEVMAPEGIIVLVIYHGHPEGQVERDAVLKFAEELDQKQAHVLRYGFINQQNNPPFIVAIEKR